The Musa acuminata AAA Group cultivar baxijiao chromosome BXJ3-6, Cavendish_Baxijiao_AAA, whole genome shotgun sequence region AAGTATCAAAATTTTGAGCTTTTCTAGAATATATAGTTGGCATTACTTGCTGATGATTCAGGTGCTGGATCTGTATTTGTGCTTGTTGGCGTATCTGTTGCAGCATTAGTAGATCTAGGGTCTTGTAACTATTACACATAGTAAAGGGTAAGTGACTAAAGAACACACAAAGCAGAGCATACAAAGAAGTTATGTGGTCCGGCCTGTATCAGATAGCCACAACATAAACCAAGGAAGCTTCAAAAGATGTCGAGGAGTATATGAAATCGGTGCAGTGCATGTCACTGAGACAAGCTCTTGTAGATATATTATTTCACTGCCTCTTGGACGAACTTCAAACATGAGAACTTGTTATCTACAGTGAAATTTTTACTATACACAGTCAAGGTTCTACTAGAGAGGCCCCCTCTAGCATCCTGACTTAAACACTAGGTACCTTAAGAGGTAATGCTTATCCCTGCATCAGTACATGCGAAGATGGCTCTTGTTGCTTTTACCATATCTTGTTGGTGCTGATATGGCCTTGGTGAACTACTATTGTTCTCACTGGGGATTTGGCTTAAATTGGTGCAGTTTTATCTTCATGTGGAATCATAGATTGAAAGCATTTTTTCAAAGTAAATGGTTGAAAAGGAAGGCGAGCTTTAAGAAGACAAATGTTACATTTTTCATATGCTAAGTCTTGGAATTTCAGTTTCAATGAGGATCAGTAGCAAAATGGAGTGTTTACTAATGGCCTCAATAACACTGTTTTTTGCTTTCAATTGTTGAGGTTAATTTCTAACAAAGATAGCAACAAAAATCTCCATATAAGAAGATGTGACTTTCATCTCCAAGTAGTCAAGGTACCATATAGTGGAAATGCAGTGTATAAATGCATATGTGATTGCATATGTAGTTAATATCATAATAATACATACGaaattatataatcatattaaatTCTAAATAGGTAAACATATGTTACaacgaatctgagaacttatgagATGATATTTGCTCATTTTAGATTGTTTTAGAAATGGATAAAGGTTTAATTGATGAAGTTGACATTATCATGAATCATGTGCTGTTATATTACACTGTTAGACTTATAGTAATGAGGAGACGGACTGAATAGGCTAGAGTATATTCGTTTTTACCTGAATTGCATATGCGGCTGGATATTCACATGTGTGCGTTGTCTGCATTATGAGACCATTTAAGCTTGGCATATGACAGGATCCTCTTATGCGGTCATGTAGATCAATTGTTGGAAGATGTGCCCCTCTCAACTTAAAATTGTTCATTAATAGTTGATGCTGTGCTCCATAAGTGAGAATTTGTGGTGTTCATACTATGGAAATGCTGCTAAATCATGTCACTATCCGCGAATTTTAGTTAGTGCAAAGTTGTCATGGTTTCCTTTGCAGGCAATTGATGTAGTCTGCAAATGGGTGAAAACATGCACCTATTTGTTAATGATGTATACCATACATCTCTGCAGAAGTTAAAAATAATATGTACCCTTATTAGGTTTTAATACGAAAACTTTCAAGCACACGATTTTTCATACACATCTGTGCTCACTGTGAAAGGTTTAAGATGTCTTTTTGGGGAGTAAATATGGTTCTATACAGGTATTTGCAATTTGTCGTATTAcaatttgttctttcttctttttgattGTCTTCTTTGTTTTTAATAAATAAGCAGGCTGAGTTCACTCCGGAGGATCTCTACACTAGGAAGCGGGCCATAGAATTCAAGGTAGACACCAAATTGCTTATTTTGGCCTATCTTTCTCATGCTACATTTTTGCTAATTTTAGGGCTTGAACAGGACAGGTCTGGAGTGTCTGCAGAAGTTTTACCTTCAGAAAAGTTGAGAAAATTATGTGTCAATGGGAGTAAAGTCGAAGATAATGAGGAGACTATCTCAGATACTGATATGGATAGTATTATAGGCATTGCAGATAGTTCTCAGTTAGAGGTAATTATGAGTGTTTGAATCCTttcatttgaattcaagtttgccttgTTTACTGCTCTGTACTAATTGATGGGCCTTACTTTCGCCCCCTCTATTCTGTCATAGGAAATGACACCCCCTGACAGTCTGCAGTGCGAGTTACGTCCTTACCAAAAGCAAGCTCTTTATTGGATGGTACAGCTTGAAAAAGGAAGACGTTTTAAGGAGGCAGCAACCACACTACATCCATGTTGGAGTGCATATCATATTGCGGATAGGTATGttgatcatggaattcatcttttACCTTTATAATATAAGAGAAATGTTGACTGTTCTTTGGTATCCCTAGGAGGGGATTTGTTGTTTATCTGAACACATTTTCTGGCGATGTAACACTTGAATTTCCAAGCACCTTGCATATGTCAAGAGGCGGGGTAATGATCTAATTTTACCAACATTAATCTTGATTTTCCAGCAAGTAGTTGTATTGACGTGTTTGCCTTTTTTAGATTTTGGCAGATGCAATGGGACTAGGGAAGACCATTATGACGATAGCCCTTCTCCTTGCCCATTCTGGTAAGGGAGGCTCGTCTTCTTCCACTTCAAGCCAGGATTCCCTTGATACAAATGAAGTCAATGACATgtctgatcaatctccaattactTCGAATAAGTTAACAAGCATCACTGGATtcagaaagttgtttaaatccaaGGCTTCACTTGTAGGAGGTGGTAATCTAATTGTGTGTCCTATGACATTACTAAGCCAGTGGAAGGTAAGTAAGACTGTCCATTCCATTTGAACATAACAGGACTATTACATATTATTATATTACTTGCTGTTGATGGAAGTGAAAGTCTCACTTTATGGAATGGCAGGTTGAACTTGAAACCCATACTCATCCAGGATCTCTTACTGTCTATGTTCACTATGGCCAAAGCCGAACAAAAGATGCAAAGTTTTTGGCACAAAATGATGTTGTTCTAACTACCTATGGTGTTTTGGCATCAGAATATTCAGCTGAAGTAATAGTAGTAGACCCGTTAGAGATTGACTTCTTTTGGCATGTTTTGCAGATTTACATTTCTACTAACTGTATCATCTGCCTGTAGAGTACTGAAGAAAATGGTGTGCTTTACTCAGTTAGGTGGTTCAGGGTTGTGCTTGATGAAGCTCATACTGTAAAATCATCTAAGAGCCAGGTCTCCATGGCTGCTGCATTTCTTAACGCTGACAGGAGGTGGTGTCTCACTGGCACACCTATTCAGGTGAACAAATACGAAGCTATGACATTACAGCATATGATCTGTGATTGTTTTTTTAATGTGATTTTTGACTACCTCCATTAATTATGCGTGGACTGATTGTCAATCTTTCCATCAGAGTAATATGTTGTAGATTTCAGTTGGTGGCTTACTTTCAATCTATGTTGCTTGTACTAACATTTCTAACATATGAACTCTCTTTTTGTTTGTATCTATTGATTTTTGGTTAAAAAATTTCtttcagatattatgtttagagtCAAAACAAAATTATGTTTCTTAATCGTTATGCTGTTGTAATTGCTGCTTCATCATCTTGGAACTAGAAAGTCATGCATCATTTACGTTGCTTTTGcagattattaatttttatatactcTATGGCAGAACAACTTAGAGGATGTATACAGTCTTCTGCGATTTCTGAGAGTGGAGCCATGGGGAAACTGGGGGCTGTAAGTTTTTCTTAGTCACGACATTACTGAGTTCCGATTACATAGTAAAGGGTCTCGGAGTgtttttatttattgatatttgCCAATTTGTTTTCATATATAGGGTCTACAAATAATGGTAGACATTGTTTccatcaaggttcgtcgtaccgtagtaTATCACTTAGTACAAACAGTATGTATCGGTTCGACAAGGGACCGGTATGGGTAGTATATTAGTACACCCCTATATATCATGTGTTAGTATATTTGATACGGCTCAGTACAGCTCGGTACATATCGTACCAACAATTGGTCAGTACACCGGTACAGaccggtaaggcgaaccatggtTTTATATCATTTCTTTGTTAACTTCTTATTTTTTTGGTTACACTGCTTATTGCATTAGTTAAACAAGGCAGTTATCAGAAATAAAAGAATTGATAATTTAGCATAAATATTATGAAATTGGGCTTTGAAGCAATTCTTGGTGTCCAATGGACCAGTTGATGCAAAATGCCAGTATGTAGCTTTCATTTTTTCTCTCAGAAAAAATTGGTATAATCGATGTCAATCCCCCCTCCTGATTTTGGCAGCTtatttgagtttgtttagtttttCGGAAGTAGTGTGGAGATAAAGCATCTTTAGCCGATTTGGAGGTTTTCGAGTGTTCCTAGGCAGCAAATAACTTGCACTAGTTGGCAGAACGTAAGTTACTTGGCCACAGTCTTTTATCTTACAAACCCACCTTGGTGTGCAGTCCGGTTAAAAGAACATAGTAGGGAAAGGTCTGATGCCCCTAGCACAGACAATTTCAGTCCAGGGTACTATCTTCTTTCattatcaaattaaaatatgccgaGGACATGTATAAATCTCTGGGGCTTGTTAATATGAGCAGGTTTTTTTAATCAAGTATTTAAATGTTTCTTTGCTTTTCGCAGGTCCTTTCTCTCTTCTCCTGTTTTAGTCCTAATTCTTTTGTTTCACTTATATAGTTAGTCTTTTACTATCGCTCTTAATTTACTGATTCtttgtttttttaataataaatctatTAAATGCAATGGGGGTTCATGTTATGTTGAAGTGCGTACCAACACTTCATCTTGCATATTTATGGCCGGTGCTGGCTGATACGGATTCTGTGCAGCATCTTGCCGGCACAGTTACGGAATGGGGAATGCCTAAATCATTAATTATTTTTACTGTTCAGCATTGTATTTTTTATTTGAGACTGGATTTAAACCCGTCATTGATTGATTCTTACTTGAAGGATTACAACAATTTTGGTCTCTGTGTATAATATCCTTTGTTTTCTCATTAGAATCAAGTTTATTTTGCTGTTGTTTCACCCTCTTGATTCTTTGCCTTGATCACAAGGATTTGGAAGTGAATTTCACATTGTCGATAAGGAGTTACAACAACTATGTTACTGTTTCATAGAAAGGTTTAACACTCTGAAGCTCAATTGGAACTTACAACTATGCTTTATGATGTTTTGTTGTGAAAGATACATGGCTAGCAGAAACTTCTCATATATCATAGGCTGGACGGTAAACTCCTATTAAGGAGGTGCAGATTTTTGGAAGTTGAGCTGCAGAGAATATGATATGCCTTGTCTTTGAGGCCTGATAGGTGTCGATATAATTTTAGTTTGGATGTACTGCTTTGCATCCTTTTTTGGTCCGTAAGATGTTGAAACACAGAAAAATCGAGCCTCTGACAGGAAGTCTCAACGGTTAGTACACATTTGATGACAATGCCAATAGGATGGTTGCAGAATGCCAAGCAAGGATTACTATATGGGAACTGTTGAAGAATTTGATATATCAGCTGTCTCTTCCTGGGATTGATCAGGTTTTGCAGGTTGTTTTCATTTGTAATGGATGGGTGATTTAAAAGGAAAGAAAGGGAACAAAAATTAAATGATGCGAAGGACTTCTAAGGGTAGATCATCATGCTCAATCATTGGATGTGCATATAAAGAAttgataattttcttattttaaagtgaaAAAAGCTGTTCTGATAGATGATAAGTTAGAATAATATTGTCAACTTGTAAATACTCGTtcctatgaaatgctttagaatgtCGTGTCTGTTACAGAAACAGTTACCAAATAATGGTGAAGAACTCGGCATCACCAAAGAAATGGTTTTTCTAGTCTCTCAGAATgtttgaatatattattataaagaaTTTATTTCAAACTAAGAGCACCTTTTCATGAATTTGCTTGGTAAGACATAAAAAAGTATTCGGACATGTGGAGCTAGACAAAGAAACTCCAGATAATTGTTACTTGAAAAGCAAATCTAGAAATTTGAGTTTGACAGTCATAATCTTATGTTCATTATGGTTACCAAATTGCAATCCATTTTTCAACATTATTGAATAGTAAGTTAATGCCAAGAAACTCTTTAGTCAAGGATGCAAATTGACAGTTGATTTGGGAACAAGATTGTCATAAATGAATGATCCCAAATTTATTTGAATTAATTTGCTAGTTAGGAGATCGTCTTCGAAgagctttattttcttttcacgaATATACATATTTTGATTATGTACTATTTTTACTAGTATTTTGCAATGAttcgatttttgtttattatgggcATGGATGTTAATAATGAAATTGTCAGCATCTGTTCCGGTGGCCAACCATATTTGCTATGGTTCTTTTGTTTTCCTTGAAGTGATTATATTTGTAATTAGTTTTAGAATCttgattctgtgtattcatatttTCTTTTTAACTTAAAGGTGGTATAAACTTATACAAAAGCCTTATGAGGAAGGTGATGAACGTGGATTAAAACTGGTGCAGTCCATTTTAAGGCCAATAATGTTAAGAAGGACAAAATCAAGCACAGATGCAGAAGGCAGGCTAGTTCATATGCTAAATCTATGAACCTTTCTTACGCAGTCTCACGGTCTTATTACCTGTAATTCTTGTCGCAGGCCAATTCTTGTGCTTCCTCCTGCACAAGTTGAAGTCCTTTACTGTGAGCTGTCAGCAGCTGAGAAGGACTTCTATGAGGCTCTTTTTAAGAGATCTAAGGTGCAACTATCATTTCGTTTTTTGCGCTTTAAATGCTTCTTGGTAAAGTCACTATAATGCAAATATTGACATCACTTTTGAGGATTTTGCCCAGGTAAAGTTTGATATGTTTGTGGAGCAAGGGCGGGTTCTTCACAattatgcttcaattttggagttgCTTTTACGCCTTCGGCAGTGTTGCGACCATCCCTTCCTTGTCATGAGGTATAAATCTAAATGCATTAGTCATATAATATCTTACCTATTTCATCAATTTGTCTGGTTTGCTTTGAGTACTTAGATTTGCTTCATGCtggtgattcccaagctttagagttTGATACCATCCTTTCCCCTTGAATGCACCTTGCAACCATTTTAAACTCCTCATTCGACCCTTTCTAATTCATAAAATACATTTCACCATCCAAGGAACTAACAGAAAACTTAGTTAAAGTTGCTAGAAGATAGttgtataataattaaattattataggTCAATATGAGTTGGATAAGTAAGGATATAAACCTAATCCACTTTATAGAACCCTTAGTTATCGAATTCTGGGTTTATCTGGACTAGATAAAGGATCAAAATACTATTAAAACTGATATATGCAGTCCCATATTATTGTTACATAATGCCTATATAAGCAATGCATGTGGAAGAGAGGAATATATAGACTGAGGGTGGACAAGTGGACCAGAATTATAACTTCATTTACCACACTAATGCGGTAGTGCAAGTCACCTGACAGATAAACAGTACATTAGGGAGAGGGGAATGTGTAGATGGAGGATAAACAAGTGGATCTGAATCGTACCATCATTTATGAAACACTACAAGTCACCTGATGGGTTAGTACCTGAGGCTATAAGCTAAGTTTTACAAGCAGAAGTAGCATTATTCGCTTTACTCTGCTGCTTTCCTTCTCATTGTTTCTGCCAATTTTGATGAAAAGCCTTGTTTGGTACTTGGTTTTATGGATTTGCCGTATCTGGTGTATGTCAGCCATTTGCCACATTGGGTGTATATCACGTGTATTTGCCGTGCAAATTTGCTTTTATGGTTTGGAAATAAAGATCTATATAATATATTAGTGAATTTGATTTATAACATCATTCTTAGCTTGCTTTAAATTCAGCAATGGGTCAATCAACATCGCAATTGTACGCACATAAAATGCACCAGGATGTTCATTTCCTTGTTAAAGTAGCAAAATAGTCAATGCTTGGTAACTGCATTATACACTTCATCTTTTAATTGGTTTATGAATTTGATACGTTTATTAAGCATTTAAACTCTAgttagtgaagtagatttttttgTTTGTTAACCATCATGGACTGTTGTGAATGCCAATATGTAATACACATCGAAATCTGAAATTCATAAATTTGTTACATATGCAAATAATGCTCGCTAAGAATGATAGTTGCATGCTTGATCTTTTCTCTGTATTCTATGAGGCAATTTATGTGCAGGTTTCATTAAGTATTTATGATATATGCATCAATCTTTACTAGAGAAGTAAGTCGGATCTTCTGTTTTATGCCATTACACATTTACCTGAAGTAACAATTGAAAGATTCCTAGTTCATATGATTGTTGGTGTTCGGGTACTTGTTCTATGTACATGTATTTTTGTTTGTTCCTTTTATCTTGTATTTGTAATGTATTTTTATTTGTTCCTTTTATCGTGGTGGTCACCTTTGATTGTTATTGCACTGATTGTATGATCATTCGAACTGCTTTCCATCTGTTCATTAGCCTTTGATTGGTTATCCTTTCCAAAGTTCTTTGTTACTTGTGTCATAAAAAGAGACTTTATATTGCTTCTGTGATGAAACTCAGTCGAGGTGATACACAAGAGTTCTCAGACCTCAACAAACTTGCAAAACATTTTCTGAAAGGTGGTAAAGATGCTGGTAATGGAGATACCTGTGCTGTCCCTTCTAAGGCATACATTAAAGAGGTTGTGGAAGAGCTGCGTAAAGGAGAGGAAGGAGAGTGTCCAATTTGTATAGAAGCTTATGAAGATGCAGTATTGACACCATGTGCACACCGTTTATGCCGAGAGTGCCTCTTCGCTAGCTGGCGAAGTGCCTTGAGTGGTCTTTGTCCTGTTTGTAGGTATCTTCCGTAGCCCATGCTCTTGTATGTAGTAGTCAAAGGAACGCAATTATGACTTGCTCCTCAGCAACCTAGCCCAATAATATTGTTTACTATCTGTGGTGAATGCAGGAAAATTATAAATAAGCAGGATCTTATTACTGCTCCGACCGACCGTCGTTTTCGAATTGATGTTGAGAAGAACTGGGTTGAATCTTCAAAGGTTTCTGTTCTCCTTCAGGAATTAGACAAACTTCGCCCTTTAGGTGCCAAAAGTATCATATTTAGCCAATGGACTGGTTTTCTGGATCTTCTGGAAATACCGCTTTCTCGGTAATTTTCTTTACAATGAAGACTTTTTtctgttattattattttgtgaGGGTTGGTAAAATATAGTGAGAATTCAATGCATCTGGCTACCTGGTAGCGTCAGTAGATAATCATACTTCTTGCTCAAAAGACGATTGCAATCTGAAAAACATTGCTTGCCAAAGAAGTCTCACTTTCCGATCTGTGGGTTAATATTTCTGCTTGAACTCTTTCCTTTATATAATTTTTCTCCAATATCGTGCCATTTGTATGTTTATTGCTTGATACTGACATCATCAGTATGCCATGACATATCTTGCTGTGTTGGATTATGCTTACCCGCATCATGGTGAGCGGCAGATGACACTATATACTTATGTCATGTTCTATGCCCTGTAGCTATGATTTAGATACCAAAATGGATATTGAAGAATTAGTGTTTTTTGTATAGGTAACATATATGTCTTTAAAGTCAAGACGTGGTTGGCATTTGTGGCAAACACTTTTGCATACTTTGTGCCACCATTACATCTTAGCTATTCTCTCATTATATAATCCTATTGACTATATGCATGTTCATTTACGGTATTTTAACTTCAATTTTATTGGTTGTAGACACAATTTCTTGTTTGTTAGATTGGATGGGACCTTAAATCAACAGCAAAGGGAAAAAGTACTCAACAAGTTTGCTGAGAATACAAATATATTGGTCAGATActttcactttattcatcataatACTTTGTTAATTATTTCATGTGGTCATGCATTTGGAGTGACTTTGTTTATTACTACAGGTACTTCTAATGTCACTGAAGGCTGGTGGTGTTGGAATAAACCTTACGGCAGCAACTAATGCGTTTCTTATGGTATGGGAAGTCATCAATTTTCTAATGCAGAGATTAAATCTCATATTATAGAGAACTGCTATGAGTTTTGATGTGTCATCCTTTTTGGAGGTTACAGTTTCTTGAAAATGTTGTATATGTAATTATGTATCATGATGAAGGAACTCAGAAAGCCATGCATGATACTAGTCATCGCGACTATTAATTTTTTAGGTAATCACTCATCAGAAAGTCACAGAACATAAAAACGTCATTATGCTTCCGTTGGACTTAAGATATGTCGATGATAATGTATTTTTCATTGCTGTCAATAGAGATATTTGTTTCTGTTTATATAagataaatttaattataattctAGGATAAAATGATTTGCTTTCTCATCAGAGTTGAGAGACAGAAAATCGGTAAAAAAAGGCTTCAAGTTAGTATCTCACTTCACCAAAGTGAGACTTTTAATTTTGATTTGAAGTATGCCAACACAGTGACTCATCGTGTCCTATCATAAATGAAATGATtgagatgcttttttttttttctgtattccTACAGTACTAGCAAGGTTTGCTTAAAGCTAGCTAGGCATGGTATGAGAAGACGATTAACTTTTCTAAATTTATTTAATATGCTTGCTATGTTTTTTGGTGAGTTTGACATTACCTCCTAATCTTTTTCCCTTAGGATCCCTGGTGGAACCCAGCTGTTGAAGAACAGGCTGTGATGCGAATACATCGCATTGGTCAAACCAAAAGTGTAGCCATCAAAAGATTCATTGTAAAGGTAGCAACGAACGTTCAATCATTCTGTTTCACTATTGGTGTTAGTTATTGGAAAAATACAAAGCTCTTTTACTTGAGTTGTTTGTTTATGTGAACTCCAACAGCCTTTCCAAACTTCCTGTCTGATAAGATTAGCATGTGCCATGCATCATGTCATTATTATGTTGTGATCATTTGTATTTGCATCATCATGACCTGTTGTTATTGCTGTGAGCATAAGCTATTTACAACATACAGATTGTTACGAACCTGAATTCATGTGGTAATGTTTGTCGTTGTCTTCTATTTTATAGGGGACCGTGGAAGAAAGAATGGAAATGGTACAGGCTCGAAAGCAGAGGATGATATCTGGAGCCCTAACAGACCATGAACTTCGCACTGCACGAATCGAAGAACTAAAGATGCTTTTTACTTGAAATTCTGCAAACGAAATGTGAGATGTTCTCACGTGCTTGAGCTACCTTTCGTAATATTCTCGTTTCCTCTGTTAGGCTGTTCGGGGGGACACTCTTAGGTATGCCTCTGTAAAATTATATCTTCTTTTTCTTATCATTATATATGTAAAGATTATGTTCTCTGATTTAGCTTCATGGTTTATGTACGTCTCAGTAAAATCGTGTCCTGCTCACAAGGGACCCACTCTCATTGTGGGCCCCGTTTGAACGGCCCCGATGCTTTAAGAGAAATGAGAATCTCTCTCGtgtttgaaatctttgtaaatgcTCATATATGTAGCGTATAGTTGTCCAGATGTTGTGTTTTCCCCTGTCAGAATTCAAATCAATCAATACTAATAGTTAAACTCTCCTAGCGGTAGCGTTGTAGTGTTGCGTTTGAAGCCACGACGTGGTAAGCGTTCCACAACCTTCAGTCCTTTTCCAAAGCTATCTCCCAAGTCCCTGTCGCCTTCTTCCTCGGTTGCCGCCGATAAGACCTATTATCCATGCATCACCCCCACCACAACCATCGAGGGCTGCAGCGCGCTGCACACGAACGTCGTGACAGAGACGGCGAGATGCAGATAAGGGCGGTAAGCGGGGACGATGAAGGCAGGAAGAAGGTGGAGAGGGTGGAGGTGCCCAAAACCCGCCGCTCGGAGGCCGTGCGCTACATAGAGAAGAAGCTGGTGGACAAGGGCATCCAACGGATGGAGCGCCACCCCGTCAACGGCCTCGgtatcggtcgcagcctgcccaaGTCTGGTCACGACGGCAGGTACACCTGGGAGGGACTCGAAGACGTGGTGGAGAGCGAGGTCGACCCCGTGTCCCCAGCCATCGACGAGAAGGACCCCAACTACGTCGAAGAAGGCCAGGGGGATGCGAACCCCAGCGAGGTGGTTGTCGGAGAGGTGGAGGTGGCCAACATGGCGGAAGCCAAGGAAGGAGTCTCTAGGATTGAGGTTCTCCCGCCTCTCCAACCGAGCCATGATCCATCCGCTctttaatcttcttcttcttcttctttttcttcctttgctgTCCGAGTTTGCTGAGCCACAAAAAAATCAGTGTTATGTAGCAAGGGTTTGGGTTTGTCCGAGTACTCTTTTCGTTTCCTCGTCAGCCGAAAGTAAAGGAAAAGGAATGATTTGTCGGACAAACTATTATCTGTAAGCCATGAAATCAACTCTAAACTGGAATAAAAGGTAAATATAATCTGTAAGAGTTATAACTATGTTTAACATTGGTGTACTCTAACAAAGGCAAATGCCATCTCGAATGTTGTTTGAATCGCAAGTATCACTAAAATTAAAACCCACGAGAAAAATGATTTCTTTATGACTTATTCTGCCTTTTCAGTTGCTAAACTACTGTATCGTTCGTTATTGAGTCATGTTGGGGTCACACCACAGCATCATCCAGTAGAATAATTGGAAGGGAAACCTCTACTACACGTGCATTCCACGTGACGTGATCCGCCCCTTGTTTCTGGAACGAAGACGGGCGCATTCGTGTCGGCCCAGTATTGGCATTTGGGCCGCCGATCAAGCCTGGGAACGCAAGCTGTCGATCGAGGTTTTATGGGTCCGGAGCACCTATATATATGCCCTCCGCTGCGTCGGTTTCTTTCCTCGTTTGCGTACTCGCCGAAGCGGTTTCCTTTGCGTTGCGCTCTCGGTTCAATTTTGGGCGGAGGCGCATCGCTCGTCATGGCGAAGGGAGACGACGCGGTGAGGCGGAGGAAGAACAAGACCGGCCGCAAGCGGATGCGGAACAGCGTATCCGTCGTGTCCGCCCGCGTCGCCGCCAAGCGCGCCGCAAGACCGGGAATCGCCGCATCTGCGTGGTCCTTCTGATGAACATACGCTCGCTTCTCTTGGATGCGACCCCAGTTCGATCGCAATCGGCCTTTCTCTGGTGTCCTGCTTCTCACATCTTGTGTTTCGTGCAGG contains the following coding sequences:
- the LOC103988036 gene encoding DNA repair protein RAD5A; protein product: MGVNKVTDEGIAVVRSVVGQDFSDMDIIRALHLANNDVSAAINIIFDTPRIRVTPGDGSAGARRRNLDPLTVADSPADHAPVTAGSPTSAESDLPAERNTDGGVAAESSGSKESDWWLVGSTELSGLSTCKGRRIKPGDKVNFSFPLANKATSPSTATRFPGRGRSVASCSEIVRFSTEDHVEIGRIPNEWARCLLPLVRTKKIKIEGFCKSVPEVLGIMDTIHLSVSVYINSSMIQKHQQTTVRSINISTEESSVHPLPSLFRLLGLTPFRKAEFTPEDLYTRKRAIEFKDRSGVSAEVLPSEKLRKLCVNGSKVEDNEETISDTDMDSIIGIADSSQLEEMTPPDSLQCELRPYQKQALYWMVQLEKGRRFKEAATTLHPCWSAYHIADRRGFVVYLNTFSGDVTLEFPSTLHMSRGGILADAMGLGKTIMTIALLLAHSGKGGSSSSTSSQDSLDTNEVNDMSDQSPITSNKLTSITGFRKLFKSKASLVGGGNLIVCPMTLLSQWKVELETHTHPGSLTVYVHYGQSRTKDAKFLAQNDVVLTTYGVLASEYSAESTEENGVLYSVRWFRVVLDEAHTVKSSKSQVSMAAAFLNADRRWCLTGTPIQNNLEDVYSLLRFLRVEPWGNWGLWYKLIQKPYEEGDERGLKLVQSILRPIMLRRTKSSTDAEGRPILVLPPAQVEVLYCELSAAEKDFYEALFKRSKVKFDMFVEQGRVLHNYASILELLLRLRQCCDHPFLVMSRGDTQEFSDLNKLAKHFLKGGKDAGNGDTCAVPSKAYIKEVVEELRKGEEGECPICIEAYEDAVLTPCAHRLCRECLFASWRSALSGLCPVCRKIINKQDLITAPTDRRFRIDVEKNWVESSKVSVLLQELDKLRPLGAKSIIFSQWTGFLDLLEIPLSRHNFLFVRLDGTLNQQQREKVLNKFAENTNILVLLMSLKAGGVGINLTAATNAFLMDPWWNPAVEEQAVMRIHRIGQTKSVAIKRFIVKGTVEERMEMVQARKQRMISGALTDHELRTARIEELKMLFT
- the LOC135639355 gene encoding uncharacterized protein LOC135639355, whose translation is MHHPHHNHRGLQRAAHERRDRDGEMQIRAVSGDDEGRKKVERVEVPKTRRSEAVRYIEKKLVDKGIQRMERHPVNGLGIGRSLPKSGHDGRYTWEGLEDVVESEVDPVSPAIDEKDPNYVEEGQGDANPSEVVVGEVEVANMAEAKEGVSRIEVLPPLQPSHDPSAL